In Erythrobacter litoralis HTCC2594, a single genomic region encodes these proteins:
- a CDS encoding heparinase II/III family protein, which produces MDAATKGAPESVNSEAVEEQLAIPLSDGAEDQALASPHEHRVAERVLEPSRSLVPLDLAAPSLSAGERLMRMAYRIGVPGKTLTSPFAKPTSMRLLATVDTPLAGERMAGVALRAGHFLVHGIKAPIGQMDFASVSAKLTPPFERVVHGYAWLRDLAGCCTRDQGVAVAERIHKAWLDANPKPGKAAAWNVEQVGHRLLSWLVHAPLVMSNEPLRGRTLAAIEDTARWLDRNVGKAEDRIGEVSGWTALVAAGLLLPDGKPRRLYAEAGLARALGELVAEDGGVLSRSPVAQMDALDLLVELAACYKAVKLDPPDALVAMMNLLVPPLLSLMHGDGGLGNWQGAGAVSTEKVAGLIRASGVRTRPLKDVRQWGYQRATGGKTVLQFDAAPPPLPRHARAGCASTLAFELSVDGQRIITNCGGAAFAGGQVPHRIEQGLRATAAHSTLVLDDANSTAVLIKGKLGAGVNEVEVDRRAIGTGRGSATRLEASHDGYAQRFGLTHRRILVLRDDGTELLGEDVLMPAGKRGKTGKIGFAIRFHIGRGIEMRLAEDKKGAGLALPDGSHWQFRVAGDFAGEVRIEESLWVDGNGRPQPIEQLVVQGMTSRSGGSFSWLLKQMG; this is translated from the coding sequence CTCGCCGCCCCCAGCCTGAGCGCAGGCGAGCGGCTGATGCGGATGGCCTATCGCATCGGCGTGCCCGGCAAGACGCTGACCTCTCCCTTCGCCAAGCCGACGAGCATGCGCCTGCTGGCGACGGTCGACACGCCGCTCGCCGGAGAGCGCATGGCGGGTGTCGCTCTGCGCGCCGGGCATTTCCTCGTCCACGGGATAAAGGCGCCCATCGGCCAGATGGATTTCGCATCTGTCAGCGCCAAGCTGACGCCTCCTTTCGAACGGGTCGTGCACGGCTATGCTTGGCTGCGGGATCTGGCCGGGTGTTGCACCCGCGACCAGGGCGTTGCCGTGGCCGAGCGTATTCACAAGGCGTGGCTCGACGCCAATCCCAAGCCGGGCAAGGCGGCGGCGTGGAATGTCGAGCAGGTCGGGCATCGCTTGCTATCCTGGCTCGTCCATGCGCCGCTGGTGATGAGTAACGAGCCGTTGCGCGGGCGCACCTTGGCAGCGATCGAGGACACCGCGCGCTGGCTCGACCGCAATGTCGGCAAGGCGGAGGACCGGATCGGCGAAGTCTCTGGCTGGACGGCACTTGTCGCCGCCGGACTGCTGTTGCCCGATGGCAAGCCCCGCCGCCTTTATGCCGAGGCCGGGCTGGCCCGCGCGCTAGGCGAACTGGTGGCGGAGGATGGCGGCGTGCTGTCGCGCAGCCCCGTTGCGCAAATGGACGCGCTCGACCTGCTGGTCGAACTCGCCGCCTGTTACAAGGCGGTGAAGCTCGATCCGCCCGACGCGCTGGTGGCGATGATGAATCTGCTGGTGCCGCCGCTTCTCTCGTTGATGCATGGCGATGGCGGCCTGGGCAATTGGCAGGGCGCAGGTGCGGTTTCGACCGAGAAGGTCGCCGGCCTGATCCGCGCCAGCGGCGTGCGTACGCGCCCGCTCAAGGATGTGCGGCAATGGGGCTACCAGCGCGCGACCGGCGGCAAGACAGTGCTGCAATTCGATGCCGCCCCTCCGCCACTCCCGCGCCATGCGCGCGCGGGCTGCGCCTCCACGCTGGCCTTCGAGCTGTCGGTCGATGGCCAGCGGATAATTACCAATTGCGGGGGCGCAGCCTTCGCTGGCGGGCAGGTGCCGCACCGGATCGAGCAGGGTCTGCGCGCGACCGCGGCGCATTCGACGCTGGTGCTCGACGATGCCAATTCCACCGCCGTGTTGATCAAGGGTAAGCTTGGCGCAGGCGTCAACGAAGTCGAAGTCGATCGCCGCGCCATCGGCACCGGGCGGGGCAGCGCCACCCGGCTCGAAGCGAGCCATGATGGCTATGCCCAGCGCTTCGGGCTGACGCACCGGCGCATCCTGGTGCTGCGCGACGATGGCACGGAGCTGCTCGGCGAAGACGTGCTGATGCCTGCGGGCAAGCGCGGCAAGACCGGAAAGATCGGCTTCGCCATCCGTTTCCATATCGGGCGCGGGATCGAAATGCGGCTGGCAGAAGACAAGAAAGGTGCAGGGCTCGCCCTTCCCGACGGCAGCCATTGGCAATTCCGCGTCGCGGGCGATTTTGCGGGCGAAGTAAGGATCGAGGAAAGCCTGTGGGTCGATGGCAATGGCCGCCCGCAGCCGATCGAGCAATTGGTGGTCCAGGGTATGACCAGCCGCAGCGGGGGCTCGTTCTCCTGGCTGCTCAAACAGATGGGGTAA